The genomic DNA GACAGGTGAGGGCAAGTGTCGGCGTCATTGTTGTCATGTAAAAATTCGCGTAATTAATTTTTATGCAATGCTTCGTTTAATTCGATGGCACTTTTATTGGTGAGGCATTCAACTGCGCCATTTTTTGAATTGCGTCTGAACAATAAATCCGATTTGCCTGCCAGCTCACGCGCTTTGCAAGTGCCAGCGCCGTGACCGGCGTGGTCAATCAAGGTCACGATGGAGCCTGCGGTGATGTAGAGCCCCGCTTCAATCGTGCAGCGATCACCCAACGGAATACCTACGCCTGCGTTTGCCCCAAGCAAGCAGCCTTCACCGATAGAAATCACCACATTGTTACCGCCGGACAGCGTGCCCATCGTTGAAGCGCCGCCGCCAATGTCTGAACCTTTGCCGACAAAAACACCCGCAGAGATGCGTCCTTCCACCATGCCTGGGCCTTCAGTGCCGGCATTAAAGTTGACGAAACCTTCGTGCATGATGGTAGTGCCTTCGCCGAGATACGCACCTAAACGCACGCGCGCGGTGTGTGCCACGCGCACGCCCGTTGGCACAACATAGTTGGTCATTTTCGGAAATTTATCGACGGAGGAGACTTCCAACACGCGACCTGCAACGCGCGCCGCGAGTTGGCGCTGTGGCAATTCGCGCACATCAATTGCACCTTCGTTGGTCCACGCCACATTCGGCAGCAAACCAAAAATACCTGCGAGGTTGATGCGATGTGGTTTGACCAAGCGGTGCGAGAGCAGATGCAGTTTCAAATATACCTCTGGCACAGAAGTGGATTGTTCATCGGTACTCAGCAGCATCACGACTAGCGGTTGCTGCGTGTCTGCCAGCGCAGCGAGCCACGGCAGGTCTTGTCCACCTTCTTTAAGCTGTGCGTCGAGTTGTCGAATTTGCGCAGCTTGCACGCTTATAGCAGCGTTGTCGCCGGTGTGATGTAACGCTGTGGCAATGTTGCGAAACAGTGTTTCAGAGGGATGCAGAATGGGTGTGGGGTAGAAAACTTCCAGCCATTCGCCTTGACTGTTTTGTGTGCCGATACCGATGCCGATTGCAAATGCCATGCTTGAAAAGCCTCTAAAAACAAACCGTTAGGATAACATTTCCCACTCCTTGACGCAGGGTATGCTCAGTGAGGAACGATAATGATAGAGTGGGAACATCATTCATAGAGGCGAGTTACATCTTATGTATCAGCGAATTTTAGTGGCGATTGATCTCAGCAACGAAGCGCATCTTGTACTAGAAAAAGCGAGTGCGTTGGCAAAGCAATACAACGCAACTTTGGATGCTGTGCATGTGCTGGATTGGCCGCTGACAGGCTTTGATCCGGTGGTGGGTTTTTCTCCCATGAATGACGAGTCCATGCTGCAGGAAATGGCGAATTCCGTGCAGAACTTTGTTAAAAAGTACGAAATCCCAGCTGAGCGTGCGCATACATTGTTGGGGCAGCCGTCCGGCATGGTGGCGCAGTTGGCCGAACAGTTGCACACGGATTTATTGGTGGTGGGTTCTCACGGACGGCGCGGTTGGCGCGCGTTGTTGGGTTCGACCGCGAATGCTTTAGTGCATGTGATTCAGTGTGATTGTTTAGTGGTGCGCATTCCGTCTTGAGAAAGCGATGCATTCTTGAGAAAGGAAGGTATTACGGCATCGGCATACCGACCAATTTTTCACAGACGACGGTGTTGGGTGTTTGTTGGCAAGCGCGCGCCACATCCAGTTGCTTGCCTCCTGTGCTGTACCACCAGTGCAGCACTTCACGGCGGTATTGCTCAACGCGAATTTTGTTTTCTGCCTGCATAGAAAGATTGTTTCTTTCGTAAGGATCATCCGGCAAATAAAACAATTCTTCGTCGCCACCTTTTTTTTCCGGGTAGGGCATCACGCCTTTCTGGATGGTGAGATCAAGATTGTCTTGTTCGCGCACATCGCGCAAAAAGAAAATGTATTTCCAGTCGCCGTCGCGTACATGCAGGGCAAAAATATCGCGTTCAGGTCTGGGTAGTGGGTCTGTTTTTAATGTGAAGGCCGGGTAGTTCGCGCCAAATAATTTTTCAGCAACAGGCGGTATTTTTTGCACGATCGTGGGTAACAAGCTGCGCCCAAATTTTGGCGTAGAAGGTGTTGTTACATTGGCAATGTCCAAAATAGTTTTATACAGATCGACGGTATCAACGCCAGCATCGATGCGCTGCACGGGAAAATGTTTAGGCCAGTAAAAAATAAGCGGGGTGCGTATACCGAGTTCATACGGTGTACTTTTGGAAGCGCCGCGATTGCTGTAGCCGTTATCGGCTAAGAAAACAAAAGCGGTATTGTCGAGTTGGTTTCTTGCAGCGAGTTGCTGATACAGTTTTTTGAATTCCGCATCAAACCACATATTCATTGCTAGCAAACGCTTTTCTTGTTCGCGAAACATTTCTTGTTTGTCTACAGGTACACCTTGAATATCAATAGCCTGCTCATCAATGGCATTCATGAATTCGGCAGGAGCATCGTGCGGGCGATGCGGCATCATGGGTGCCCACGAGATAAACATCGGTTGTTTGCCTGAATAATCATCAAGAAATTGCCATAACTTCTCTTGATCTTTTCTGGCAAAGTTTTCTTTGCTGTTATCGAAACGATCAAAGCCACGCAAATCGGGTTCGTCTTCCCAGAATTTGCCACCGCTGAATGTGATGTAACCATTCTGTTGCAAGCGTGTGGCGAGTGTTGCTGTGCCTTTGGGTAGTACGGGAACACCATTGTTTGCGTGTAAACGCGTTTGGTGTGGCCATTGGCCAGTTAATAGTGTGGCGAGAGAGGGGCGACAAAAAGCGGTAGGCACATAGGCGGTAGTGAATAC from Pseudomonadales bacterium includes the following:
- the dapD gene encoding 2,3,4,5-tetrahydropyridine-2,6-dicarboxylate N-succinyltransferase, translated to MAFAIGIGIGTQNSQGEWLEVFYPTPILHPSETLFRNIATALHHTGDNAAISVQAAQIRQLDAQLKEGGQDLPWLAALADTQQPLVVMLLSTDEQSTSVPEVYLKLHLLSHRLVKPHRINLAGIFGLLPNVAWTNEGAIDVRELPQRQLAARVAGRVLEVSSVDKFPKMTNYVVPTGVRVAHTARVRLGAYLGEGTTIMHEGFVNFNAGTEGPGMVEGRISAGVFVGKGSDIGGGASTMGTLSGGNNVVISIGEGCLLGANAGVGIPLGDRCTIEAGLYITAGSIVTLIDHAGHGAGTCKARELAGKSDLLFRRNSKNGAVECLTNKSAIELNEALHKN
- a CDS encoding universal stress protein, which gives rise to MYQRILVAIDLSNEAHLVLEKASALAKQYNATLDAVHVLDWPLTGFDPVVGFSPMNDESMLQEMANSVQNFVKKYEIPAERAHTLLGQPSGMVAQLAEQLHTDLLVVGSHGRRGWRALLGSTANALVHVIQCDCLVVRIPS